A DNA window from Kitasatospora atroaurantiaca contains the following coding sequences:
- a CDS encoding transglycosylase SLT domain-containing protein, with the protein MQLLKNRRHAIITGVATLAVAGSATLALALPQDTPSAAASVPKAVAASSAAASAAAEAQQIAEDQAKAQADAVKAKADADAKAQADADAKAKADADAKAKADADAKAKAEADAKAKAAAEAKAKADAKAKAEAASRSQQRTNLNTAFTGTPQQIAAQIVPASQLQCFNNIIERESGWNVTATNPSSGAYGLVQALPGSKMASAGADWRTNPATQIKWGLSYMNATYGSPCGAWAFWQTHHAY; encoded by the coding sequence ATGCAGCTGCTCAAGAACCGCCGACACGCCATCATCACCGGCGTCGCCACCCTCGCGGTGGCGGGCTCCGCCACCCTCGCGCTGGCACTGCCGCAGGACACCCCCTCCGCCGCGGCCTCCGTGCCGAAGGCCGTCGCCGCCAGCTCCGCCGCGGCCAGCGCCGCCGCCGAGGCCCAGCAGATCGCCGAGGACCAGGCCAAGGCCCAGGCCGACGCGGTGAAGGCGAAGGCCGACGCGGACGCCAAGGCCCAGGCCGACGCGGACGCGAAGGCCAAGGCGGACGCCGATGCCAAGGCGAAGGCCGACGCGGACGCCAAGGCGAAGGCCGAGGCCGACGCCAAGGCCAAGGCTGCGGCCGAGGCGAAGGCCAAGGCCGACGCCAAGGCAAAGGCGGAAGCCGCCTCCCGCTCGCAGCAGCGCACCAACCTGAACACGGCCTTCACCGGCACGCCGCAGCAGATCGCCGCCCAGATCGTGCCGGCGAGCCAGCTGCAGTGCTTCAACAACATCATCGAGCGCGAAAGCGGCTGGAACGTCACCGCGACCAACCCCTCCTCCGGCGCGTACGGCCTGGTCCAGGCCCTGCCCGGCTCCAAGATGGCCTCGGCCGGCGCCGACTGGCGCACCAACCCGGCGACCCAGATCAAGTGGGGCCTGAGCTACATGAACGCCACCTACGGCAGCCCCTGTGGCGCGTGGGCCTTCTGGCAGACGCACCACGCGTACTGA
- a CDS encoding pectate lyase family protein, with the protein MIATLRRRRLLAGAIGTALLAGLPATLGSPAQAATYEASPFGYAAGTTGGSGGTTTTVNTAAGLTTAVKGTGAKTVYISGVISLSGQIDVGSNTSVIGVGAGSGLTGGGLRVKASTNVIIRNLNISKAVGTDAITVQASTKVWIDHNDLSSDRSHGKDYYDGLLDITHGSDYVTASWNYFHDHYKVSLVGHSDKNAAEDTGKLHVTYGHNRFNNVNSRLPSVRFGTAHVYSNYYQNVSDSAVHSRMGAQVLVERNAFAGSFESVTTTGDSPTDGYANLYRNDLGGTTTDVTRTGTFTTAPYTYDPTGAGDVASVVTAGAGTGRI; encoded by the coding sequence ATGATCGCGACACTCAGGAGGCGCCGGCTGCTGGCCGGGGCGATCGGCACCGCACTGCTCGCAGGCCTGCCGGCCACCCTCGGCAGCCCCGCCCAGGCGGCCACGTACGAGGCCTCCCCGTTCGGCTACGCCGCCGGCACCACCGGCGGCAGCGGTGGCACCACGACCACCGTCAACACCGCCGCCGGTCTCACCACCGCGGTCAAGGGCACCGGCGCCAAGACCGTGTACATCTCCGGCGTCATCTCGCTGAGCGGCCAGATCGACGTCGGCTCCAACACCAGCGTGATCGGCGTCGGCGCAGGCTCCGGGCTCACCGGCGGGGGCCTGCGGGTCAAGGCGTCCACCAACGTCATCATCCGCAACCTCAACATCAGCAAGGCCGTCGGCACCGACGCCATCACCGTCCAGGCCTCCACCAAGGTCTGGATCGACCACAACGACCTGTCCTCCGACCGCAGCCACGGCAAGGACTACTACGACGGGCTGCTGGACATCACCCACGGCTCGGACTACGTCACGGCCTCGTGGAACTACTTCCACGACCACTACAAGGTCAGCCTGGTCGGCCACTCCGACAAGAACGCGGCCGAGGACACCGGCAAGCTGCACGTCACCTACGGCCACAACCGCTTCAACAACGTCAACTCGCGGCTCCCCAGCGTGCGCTTCGGCACCGCCCACGTGTACAGCAACTACTACCAGAACGTCTCCGACAGCGCCGTCCACTCGCGGATGGGTGCCCAGGTGCTGGTCGAGCGGAACGCCTTCGCCGGCTCCTTCGAGTCCGTCACCACCACCGGCGACAGCCCGACCGACGGCTACGCCAACCTGTACCGCAACGACCTCGGCGGCACCACCACCGACGTCACCCGCACCGGCACGTTCACCACCGCCCCCTACACCTACGACCCGACCGGCGCGGGCGACGTCGCCTCCGTCGTGACCGCCGGCGCGGGCACCGGGCGGATCTGA
- a CDS encoding pectate lyase family protein, with product MPIPRTFRLAAPLGSAMLTVALAAAPALATDGTQADRHRDAVGHAVLGAGDGWGSATTGTTGGSAAGTGYTRLVRTRAELVAALGGDNAGNGSDATPKIVYIEGTIDLNTDDTGRHLGCDDYAAGTGYTRDAYLAAYDPAVWGRSAEPSGPQEDARLAAQKTQARQVQISVGPNTTLVGIGHKAKLLGGGFLLKNVDNVAIRNLTFQDAADCFPQWDPTDGSTGTWNSMYDSVTLYNATHVWIDHNTFTDGGNRDAEQPLYYDRPYQVHDGQLDITNGSDYVTASWNVFRDHDKTNLVGSSNSSKVDPGHLRVTFHHNLWQNTVQRAPRVRFGQVDVYNNLYTPGAAEFEYSIGVGKSSQLVVQDNYFKLPAEIPAAKLLYNWGGTALTADGNLVNGTETDLIGAFNAANPAAPLGTSAGWTPVLRAEVSPVTALPHLVGHHAGAGRI from the coding sequence ATGCCCATTCCCCGTACGTTCCGGCTCGCCGCCCCCCTGGGGTCGGCCATGCTCACCGTCGCCCTGGCGGCCGCACCGGCCCTCGCCACGGACGGGACACAGGCCGACCGGCACCGAGACGCCGTCGGACACGCCGTCCTCGGCGCCGGGGACGGCTGGGGCTCGGCGACCACCGGCACCACGGGAGGCTCGGCTGCCGGCACCGGCTACACCCGACTCGTCCGCACCCGGGCGGAGTTGGTGGCCGCGCTGGGCGGCGACAACGCCGGGAACGGCTCCGACGCGACACCGAAGATCGTCTACATCGAGGGCACCATCGACCTCAACACCGATGACACCGGCAGGCACCTCGGCTGCGACGACTACGCCGCCGGCACCGGCTACACCCGGGACGCCTACCTCGCCGCGTACGACCCGGCGGTCTGGGGCCGGAGCGCCGAGCCCAGCGGGCCGCAGGAGGACGCCCGGCTCGCCGCGCAGAAGACCCAGGCCAGGCAGGTCCAGATCAGCGTGGGCCCCAACACCACCCTGGTGGGCATCGGCCACAAGGCGAAGCTGCTCGGGGGTGGATTCCTGCTCAAGAACGTCGACAACGTCGCCATCCGCAACCTCACCTTCCAGGACGCGGCCGACTGCTTCCCGCAGTGGGACCCGACCGACGGCTCCACGGGCACCTGGAACTCGATGTACGACAGCGTCACGCTCTACAACGCGACGCACGTCTGGATCGACCACAACACCTTCACCGACGGCGGGAACCGGGACGCCGAGCAGCCGCTGTACTACGACCGCCCGTACCAGGTGCACGACGGCCAGCTGGACATCACCAACGGCTCGGACTACGTGACCGCCTCCTGGAACGTCTTCCGGGACCACGACAAGACCAACCTGGTCGGCAGCAGCAACAGTTCCAAGGTCGACCCCGGACACCTGCGGGTGACCTTCCACCACAACCTGTGGCAGAACACGGTGCAGCGCGCACCGCGCGTGCGCTTCGGCCAGGTGGACGTCTACAACAACCTCTACACCCCGGGCGCCGCCGAATTCGAGTACAGCATCGGCGTCGGCAAGTCCTCCCAACTCGTGGTGCAGGACAACTACTTCAAGCTTCCCGCCGAGATCCCGGCCGCCAAGCTGCTCTACAACTGGGGCGGCACCGCGCTGACCGCGGACGGCAACCTGGTCAACGGCACCGAGACCGACCTGATCGGCGCGTTCAACGCGGCCAACCCGGCGGCACCGCTGGGCACTTCGGCCGGCTGGACGCCCGTCCTGCGCGCGGAGGTCTCCCCCGTGACCGCGCTGCCGCACCTGGTCGGCCACCACGCGGGTGCCGGCCGGATCTGA
- a CDS encoding metallophosphoesterase yields MTFLFIALVGLAGIGLTQWYLWRRLVRDVSAPGGPYRRVGTVLAVVLPLLSLGALVGGRALPLAAERWLAWPGYLWLAVMLYLTLAVLVGEAVRPVLMRVRRPATTEIPAPPDASRRLFVARTVAIGAGGAAAAVVGNGMYGVLRGPRLKHLTVPLAKLPRRAHGYRITVVSDIHLGPILGRSHTQRIVDTINSTQPDLIAIVGDLVDGTVADLGPAAEPLARLRARDGSYFVTGNHEYFSGAAPWVDFVRSLGVRPLENARVELPWFDLAGVNDIAGTAEGQGPDYRKALGDRDRSRTAVLLSHQPVTIHDAVRNGVDLQLSGHTHGGQLWPGNYLAALANPTVAGLERYGDTQLYVTRGAGAWGPPVRVGAPSDITVLTLASLQV; encoded by the coding sequence GTGACATTCCTGTTCATCGCCCTGGTGGGGCTCGCCGGTATCGGCCTGACGCAGTGGTACCTCTGGCGACGGCTGGTACGGGACGTCTCCGCGCCCGGCGGGCCGTACCGGCGGGTGGGGACGGTGCTGGCCGTCGTGCTGCCCCTGCTCAGCCTCGGTGCGCTGGTCGGCGGGCGGGCCCTGCCGCTGGCCGCGGAGCGGTGGCTGGCCTGGCCCGGGTACCTCTGGCTCGCCGTGATGCTCTACCTGACGCTCGCCGTCCTGGTGGGGGAGGCCGTCCGGCCGGTGCTCATGCGTGTCCGCCGGCCCGCCACCACCGAGATCCCTGCTCCTCCGGACGCGTCGCGCCGACTGTTCGTCGCCCGGACGGTGGCCATCGGCGCGGGCGGCGCGGCCGCCGCCGTCGTGGGCAACGGGATGTACGGGGTGCTGCGCGGGCCGCGCCTCAAGCACCTCACCGTGCCGCTGGCGAAGCTGCCCCGGCGTGCGCACGGCTACCGGATCACGGTGGTCAGCGACATCCACCTCGGCCCGATCCTGGGCCGCTCGCACACCCAGCGCATCGTCGACACCATCAACAGCACGCAGCCCGACCTGATTGCCATCGTCGGTGACCTGGTCGACGGAACCGTGGCCGACCTCGGGCCCGCCGCCGAGCCGCTCGCCCGGCTGCGGGCGCGCGACGGCTCGTACTTCGTCACCGGCAACCACGAGTACTTCTCCGGCGCCGCGCCCTGGGTCGACTTCGTCCGCTCGCTGGGCGTCCGCCCGCTGGAGAACGCCCGGGTCGAGCTGCCCTGGTTCGACCTCGCCGGGGTCAACGACATCGCCGGGACCGCCGAGGGCCAGGGGCCCGACTACCGCAAGGCCCTCGGCGACCGGGACCGCAGCCGGACGGCCGTCCTGCTCTCCCATCAGCCGGTGACCATCCACGACGCCGTCCGGAACGGTGTCGACCTCCAGCTCTCCGGCCACACCCACGGCGGCCAGCTCTGGCCGGGCAACTACCTCGCCGCCCTGGCCAACCCGACCGTCGCCGGGCTGGAGCGCTACGGCGACACCCAGCTGTACGTCACCCGGGGCGCGGGCGCCTGGGGCCCGCCCGTCCGGGTCGGTGCGCCCTCGGACATCACCGTCCTGACCCTGGCCTCGCTCCAGGTCTGA
- a CDS encoding MFS transporter yields MSEAALPAHSERLRSWSMLALGTGGQTASCAVLYGLAYLIPALQRQYGLSLASAGLLVSCPVFGALVTLAGWGVVADRYGERAALTAGLLPAAALLGLAATAQHVRTLGVLLVLTGAAAAATISASGRLVIGWFPPDRRGVAMGVRQAAQPLGVGLAAAVLPPVARSAGAATGFLCCALLCGAAGLAVAALAVDPPRPRREPGELTRSPYGAAHLWRLHGAAALLCVPQFVVTGFALVFLIEARGWPAAVAGAVLAVGNLVGAGVRLLAGWWSDRIGSRVRPMRVLALATVADLMLLTVGAAWHSAVGTAALLAAAALTVSTNGLHNTAVAEYAGPFWAGRALGIHGVAQHAAIVLVPSLTGALIGAFGYTPAFAAAAAFPLVAAVLIPRHSLESGRH; encoded by the coding sequence ATGAGCGAAGCGGCCCTGCCTGCGCATTCCGAGCGGCTCCGCAGCTGGTCCATGCTCGCGCTCGGTACGGGCGGGCAGACGGCCAGCTGCGCGGTGCTGTACGGGCTGGCGTACCTGATCCCCGCCCTGCAGCGGCAGTACGGGCTCTCCCTGGCGAGCGCCGGGCTCCTGGTCTCCTGCCCGGTCTTCGGGGCGCTGGTCACCCTCGCCGGCTGGGGCGTGGTCGCGGACCGCTACGGGGAGCGCGCGGCACTGACCGCCGGGCTGCTCCCGGCCGCCGCGCTGCTGGGCCTCGCCGCGACCGCGCAGCACGTCCGGACACTCGGTGTCCTGCTGGTGCTCACCGGGGCCGCCGCGGCCGCGACCATCTCGGCATCCGGGCGGCTGGTCATCGGCTGGTTCCCGCCCGACCGCCGCGGGGTCGCGATGGGCGTACGGCAGGCCGCGCAGCCGCTCGGGGTGGGCCTGGCCGCCGCCGTGCTCCCGCCCGTCGCGCGGTCGGCGGGGGCCGCCACCGGCTTCCTCTGCTGTGCGCTGCTGTGCGGCGCGGCCGGCCTGGCCGTCGCCGCCCTGGCGGTCGACCCGCCGCGCCCGCGCCGGGAGCCCGGCGAGCTGACCCGCAGCCCCTACGGCGCCGCACACCTGTGGCGGCTGCACGGAGCCGCCGCGCTGCTGTGCGTGCCGCAGTTCGTGGTGACCGGCTTCGCGCTGGTCTTCCTGATCGAGGCGCGCGGCTGGCCCGCCGCGGTGGCGGGAGCCGTGCTGGCCGTCGGCAACCTGGTCGGCGCGGGCGTGCGCCTGCTCGCCGGGTGGTGGTCCGACCGGATCGGCAGCCGGGTACGCCCGATGCGGGTGCTCGCGCTCGCCACCGTCGCGGACCTGATGCTGCTGACCGTCGGCGCGGCCTGGCACTCCGCCGTCGGAACGGCGGCGCTGCTGGCCGCCGCCGCGCTCACCGTCAGCACCAACGGCCTGCACAACACCGCGGTCGCCGAGTACGCCGGTCCGTTCTGGGCAGGCCGGGCCCTGGGCATCCACGGTGTGGCCCAGCACGCCGCGATCGTGCTGGTCCCCTCGCTCACGGGCGCGCTGATCGGCGCCTTCGGCTACACCCCGGCCTTCGCGGCGGCCGCCGCCTTCCCGCTGGTGGCGGCCGTGCTGATCCCGCGCCACTCGCTTGAAAGCGGCCGCCATTAG
- a CDS encoding Lrp/AsnC family transcriptional regulator — MDALDREILGALQEDARISYRDLGRRIGLSANATADRVRRLRAEGVIRGFTTLVDPTAAGGPGLVAFIDVRLRPGSISEDFERTALTLPGITEVVHITGEYDYLLRARAADAAALDALLRTLKREAGVAQSNTRLALRSATT, encoded by the coding sequence ATGGATGCCTTGGACCGCGAGATTCTCGGTGCACTGCAGGAGGATGCGCGGATCTCCTACCGCGACCTCGGCCGCCGGATCGGCCTGAGCGCGAACGCCACCGCGGACCGGGTCCGCCGCCTGCGCGCGGAGGGCGTGATCCGGGGCTTCACCACGCTGGTCGACCCGACCGCCGCCGGCGGGCCCGGCCTGGTGGCCTTCATCGACGTCCGGCTCAGGCCAGGGAGCATCAGCGAGGACTTCGAGCGGACGGCGCTGACGCTGCCCGGAATCACCGAGGTCGTGCACATCACGGGCGAGTACGACTACCTGCTGCGCGCCCGGGCCGCCGACGCCGCCGCGTTGGACGCGCTGCTGCGCACACTCAAGCGCGAGGCGGGGGTGGCCCAGTCCAACACCCGGCTGGCGCTGCGCTCGGCCACCACGTAG
- a CDS encoding LysE family transporter has translation MTDSLTTAALAGAAAGLGVAVPVGAVGVLLLQESLRGRRAAAAGACAVAGVDLLYACAAVLLGPHLSGALADGEAWVRLGAALVLAVIAVRGVLAGVRPPASEGSPAAGARRTFVRFAGLTLVNPTTALYFTALTTGQGRALEQTGGLVFVLAVFAASLVWQQLLVAAGSLAGARIGDRARSWTFRVGYGIVAAYAVRLALPLP, from the coding sequence GTGACGGATTCACTGACGACGGCCGCCCTCGCGGGAGCGGCGGCGGGGCTGGGTGTGGCGGTGCCGGTGGGCGCGGTCGGCGTCCTGCTGCTGCAGGAGAGCCTGCGCGGCCGGCGCGCCGCGGCGGCCGGTGCCTGCGCCGTGGCGGGCGTCGACCTGCTGTACGCCTGCGCCGCCGTGCTGCTGGGGCCACACCTGAGCGGAGCTCTGGCCGACGGGGAGGCGTGGGTGCGGCTGGGGGCTGCGCTGGTGCTGGCCGTGATCGCCGTACGGGGAGTGCTGGCCGGCGTCCGCCCGCCGGCGTCCGAGGGATCGCCGGCGGCGGGTGCCCGGCGGACCTTCGTACGCTTCGCCGGCCTCACCCTGGTCAACCCGACCACGGCGCTCTACTTCACCGCCCTCACCACCGGCCAGGGCCGAGCGCTGGAGCAGACCGGCGGCCTGGTCTTCGTCCTCGCCGTCTTCGCCGCCTCGCTGGTCTGGCAGCAACTGCTCGTCGCGGCAGGCAGCCTGGCCGGCGCCCGGATCGGCGATCGCGCGCGGTCCTGGACCTTCCGGGTCGGCTACGGCATCGTCGCCGCCTACGCCGTACGCCTCGCCCTCCCGCTGCCCTGA
- a CDS encoding SAM-dependent methyltransferase, whose amino-acid sequence MSESQGELLGMAGIGEGFEGWEPPEIDTTVAHSARMYDYWLGGKTHFPPDRALGEAFERAIPSIRTMAQENRRFLGRAVRHLVREAGIRQFLDIGTGIPTGGNTHEIAQAEAPGSRVVYVDNDPIVLAHARALMVSGDQGKTSYIHADLREPEKILDHPSLVGTLDLTQPVGLMLVAILMLLGDEDDPKSKVATLLDALPSGSHVVVTHPSADFNPEAMGAVVTAAKQGHMTLVPRSRDEVAAFFGDWELIEPGVAPVMAWHPEGAPPADPEAAYYWAGIARKP is encoded by the coding sequence TTGTCGGAGAGTCAGGGCGAGCTGCTGGGCATGGCGGGGATCGGCGAGGGCTTCGAGGGCTGGGAGCCTCCGGAGATCGACACCACGGTGGCCCACTCTGCCCGGATGTACGACTACTGGCTGGGCGGCAAGACCCACTTCCCGCCCGACCGGGCGCTGGGGGAGGCGTTCGAGCGCGCGATCCCCAGCATCCGCACCATGGCGCAGGAGAACCGCCGCTTCCTGGGCCGCGCCGTGCGCCACCTCGTCCGGGAGGCCGGCATCCGGCAGTTCCTCGACATCGGCACCGGCATCCCCACCGGGGGGAACACCCACGAGATCGCCCAGGCCGAGGCCCCGGGCAGCCGGGTCGTGTACGTCGACAACGACCCGATCGTGCTCGCGCACGCCCGGGCCCTGATGGTCAGCGGCGACCAGGGGAAGACCTCCTACATCCACGCGGACCTGCGCGAGCCGGAGAAGATCCTCGACCACCCCTCCCTGGTCGGCACCCTGGACCTCACCCAGCCGGTGGGCCTGATGCTGGTGGCGATCCTGATGCTGCTCGGCGACGAGGACGACCCGAAGAGCAAGGTCGCCACCCTGCTCGACGCGCTCCCGTCCGGCAGCCACGTCGTCGTCACCCACCCGAGCGCCGACTTCAACCCCGAGGCCATGGGCGCGGTCGTCACGGCGGCGAAGCAGGGCCACATGACGCTGGTCCCGCGCAGCCGGGACGAGGTCGCCGCGTTCTTCGGCGACTGGGAGCTGATCGAACCGGGAGTGGCGCCGGTGATGGCCTGGCACCCCGAGGGCGCGCCGCCGGCCGACCCGGAGGCGGCGTACTACTGGGCCGGGATCGCCCGCAAGCCGTAG
- a CDS encoding Mut7-C RNAse domain-containing protein encodes MTDSQVSVRFAPELWLFLKARHRRDEVAVAHDGTSSLGHLVESLGVPLTEVGELAVGDRPVDPSYRPTTGALVRVSAVRRPQEIPVVPLRLLLDVHLGALARRLRLVGVDTAYRNDLDDDELIERANADRRVLLTQDRALLCRRALWLGAYVRGAHPDDQLADVLGRFAPRPAPWTRCTACNGLLAAVAKTEVEELLQPGTRRTYHRFARCRDCGQVYWHGAHHAKLEAIVSRATRLQPSLTRPPTAL; translated from the coding sequence GTGACCGACTCGCAGGTGTCCGTGCGGTTCGCCCCCGAGCTGTGGCTGTTCCTCAAGGCCCGCCACCGCCGGGACGAGGTGGCGGTTGCCCATGACGGCACGTCCTCCCTGGGCCACCTGGTCGAGTCGCTCGGCGTGCCGCTCACCGAGGTCGGTGAGCTGGCCGTCGGAGACCGGCCGGTCGACCCCTCGTACCGGCCCACCACCGGCGCGCTCGTCCGGGTGTCGGCCGTACGGCGTCCGCAGGAGATCCCCGTGGTGCCGCTGCGCCTCCTCCTGGACGTCCATCTCGGCGCGCTGGCCCGTCGCCTGCGGCTGGTCGGCGTGGACACCGCGTACCGCAACGACCTGGACGACGACGAGCTGATCGAGCGGGCGAACGCGGACCGCCGGGTCCTGCTCACCCAGGACCGCGCGCTGCTGTGCCGCCGCGCCCTGTGGCTGGGCGCCTACGTCCGGGGAGCGCACCCGGACGACCAGCTCGCCGACGTGCTGGGCCGCTTCGCTCCGCGGCCGGCGCCCTGGACCCGGTGCACGGCGTGCAACGGACTGCTGGCCGCCGTCGCCAAGACCGAGGTCGAGGAGCTGTTGCAGCCGGGCACCAGACGGACCTACCACCGCTTCGCGCGCTGCCGGGACTGCGGACAGGTCTACTGGCACGGCGCGCACCACGCGAAGCTGGAGGCCATCGTGTCCCGTGCCACCCGGCTGCAGCCGTCGTTGACACGGCCTCCGACGGCTCTCTAG
- a CDS encoding saccharopine dehydrogenase family protein, whose product MDAQRPYDLVLFGATGFTGGLTAEYLARSAPADCRWALAGRNRAKLEAQREHLAAIAPHLAELPLLDADAADPASLRAVAASARVVISTVGPYMAYGEPLVAACADAGTDYVDLTGEPEFVDRMYLLHHKRAVETGARLVHACGFDSVPHDLGVLFTVGRLPEGEPVSVQGFVRAGGQFSGGTFASALTAFSRPLATARAARQRREADPRPPGRRIGTAPGRPRWSAAAQAWAWPLPTIDPQVVARSAAALPSYGPSFHYGHYAAVRRLPVALAGTAGLALLVAAAQIPPLRRALSALRKPGAGPSAEQRAKSWFTVRFLGESGGKQVITEVSGGDPGYAETAKMLAESALCLAFDELPKTVGQVTTAAAMGTALIDRLTAAGLRFAVLDTPPASAPRRNVGP is encoded by the coding sequence ATGGACGCGCAACGCCCGTACGACCTCGTCCTGTTCGGAGCCACCGGGTTCACCGGCGGCCTCACCGCCGAGTACCTCGCCCGGAGCGCCCCTGCGGACTGCCGCTGGGCGCTGGCCGGGCGCAACCGCGCCAAGCTGGAGGCGCAGCGCGAGCACCTCGCCGCCATCGCACCGCACCTCGCCGAACTCCCGCTGCTGGACGCCGACGCCGCCGACCCGGCCTCGCTGCGGGCCGTCGCCGCCTCGGCCCGCGTGGTGATCTCCACGGTCGGACCGTACATGGCCTACGGCGAGCCGCTGGTCGCCGCCTGCGCCGACGCCGGCACCGACTACGTGGACCTCACCGGCGAACCCGAGTTCGTGGACCGGATGTACCTGCTCCACCACAAGCGTGCCGTCGAGACGGGTGCCCGGCTGGTGCACGCCTGCGGATTCGACTCCGTGCCGCACGACCTCGGCGTGCTCTTCACCGTCGGCCGGCTGCCGGAGGGCGAGCCGGTCTCCGTGCAGGGATTCGTCCGTGCCGGGGGCCAGTTCTCGGGCGGCACCTTCGCCTCGGCGCTCACCGCCTTCTCCCGCCCGCTGGCCACGGCGCGCGCGGCCAGGCAGCGGCGCGAGGCCGACCCGCGCCCGCCCGGGCGTCGGATCGGCACCGCCCCGGGCCGCCCGCGGTGGTCCGCCGCCGCGCAGGCCTGGGCCTGGCCGCTGCCGACCATCGACCCGCAGGTGGTCGCGCGCTCGGCCGCCGCCCTGCCCTCCTACGGACCGTCCTTCCACTACGGCCACTACGCCGCCGTCAGGCGCCTGCCGGTCGCACTGGCGGGCACCGCCGGCCTGGCCCTGCTGGTCGCCGCGGCTCAGATCCCGCCGCTGCGCCGGGCCCTGTCCGCGCTGCGCAAGCCGGGGGCCGGGCCAAGCGCGGAGCAGCGGGCCAAGTCCTGGTTCACCGTCAGGTTCCTCGGCGAGAGCGGCGGCAAGCAGGTGATCACCGAGGTGTCCGGCGGTGATCCCGGCTATGCGGAGACGGCCAAGATGCTCGCCGAGTCCGCTCTCTGCCTGGCCTTCGACGAGCTGCCGAAGACCGTCGGCCAGGTGACCACGGCGGCGGCGATGGGCACCGCGCTGATCGACCGGCTCACCGCCGCAGGCCTGCGCTTCGCCGTCCTCGACACGCCGCCGGCCTCGGCACCGCGGCGGAATGTCGGACCGTGA